The sequence below is a genomic window from Colius striatus isolate bColStr4 chromosome 17, bColStr4.1.hap1, whole genome shotgun sequence.
AGGGTCACTTGGTGTAACGCAAAAGCGTTCACTAACCGTTCCCTTTTCTGCCTGAGCCAGAGAATGAccctgctctcagcagctcagctgaacAGAACTTCCCCCCCAACCCAAACAGGACAAAGGGCTCCTTTGGGCAGCTTTGCCTTCCAGTTGAAAAGTAGATGACTTCAAAAGGACTGAAGTGACACGTTTTGTCGTTCTCCCTTCCATCTCCTCCCTCCACTTCCACTTGAATACACAAACAGAAACACCACAGGCTGCTTTAATTTGCAATCACACTTGTTGCAAATGAATTCCAAGATACAGTACAGCATCTTAGTGTTGTCCACAAAGGCAGCtttcagcagcagggcagagcctcTCACATGCTGTAAAAATACATCTTAAAGAAAATAGTTTCTATAGGAGAGCAAGCTGTGCTGTACAGCTCTAGGTCCTTGGGATAACTTACAGAAGGCCTGGCTGTACAATCCACACACTAGAAAAGAGTCAGTGCACATCCCTGCATCAAAGGTACAAAAGGTCCAAGTTGCAGCTGGTTGGGGCAGTTGACAAAGCTGAGCTGTGGGTGCAGCGAGTGCTCTGACACACACCTCATCCTCCAGCGTGGGACAGTTCAGTGCTTCCAGtccagcagctcaggaggctgaTTCTCCCAACTCACCTTCCCCAAGTCATCTCATTGATCATCACTTAGTCCTTGCAATTGGCCAAACACAACTCCCAGCAGTACAGGCCTGGCTGCTCTACCTCTGCGTCGCAGTCCGGAGCTGCTTGGTCAGAGCTGCACTCTCAGTGTCACACACCATGATCACGGCTGTTCCTGCAGCACCAAAGCATCAGACCAAGGGCTGAAGAGACGACTGTGGGACTCCTCagcctcttgtagtgagggatcAGCCTTTAAATGCTGAGCACAACACAGCAACCAGGGCAATCGCTTCTCCAGACGGGGTAAAACTCTTCACACCCCAGACCATCGAGTCCAGCACATGTTCTACATCAAAACCAACAACCTCCCTCCCAAGATTTGTCCCCAAACTTCCTCGATGGCAGCTGGGTGCCTTTGGGGCAAAGAAGATGGAAGTTTTGCCAGCTGAGGCTGTGGCCAGAGCCACGTTTCAGAGCAGAACGGACAGCACTAAGGGGCCACAGTGCCTGGATGATGGGGGGGTGCCCACTGCACAGCCccttcccacagctcctgcaaagCCAGGACACGGACAGAGGGAGAGGGTTTGAAGCCCCTGCAGTTGTCATTCTCCTCCCCTCATcctgagcacagcagagctggagctcaccccagcacccccagcgcAGGGCCAGCTGACGCCCCCTGCACCCGCCTCTGCACCGCTGGCTCCAGGCTCTAACAGATCCACAGCAAACAGTGCCCAGAGCACAAACCTCCTGTGCCTGCTGCCCCCACAGGCCCTGGCCTTCCAAAGGGCAGCTTGGAAATGAAGAAAGAGATGGCAGCAAAGTCCCTTAAAGCGTTTAATGTCCTGAATGACACAGAAGCCTTCAGGCCTCAGCATTCCTCACACCGCCACCACGCTCCATTCCCCACACCTCACTCCTTTGTGTTTCCCAAGTGCAgctctcctgccccagcagctctcagcactgCACATACTGAAAGGAGATGGATCTAATTTACACTGTTTATTATTAAATAATCTCTGACTTGAACATCCTTTTACCCAGGAGCACAGCCCTTTGCCCCCTGGGCAGAgcctcctccccagcatccctgctgggAACAGGATCTGTggcgcacacacacacccacaccccCCAGCCCAAAGCAGGACACTCTCCCAGGGGAAAGTCAAACTCACAATAGGAGGGGCTTTGAAAAGGTAGGAAGGCAAAATGGTCATTAAGATCTGCCTAAAAATAGCTAAAGAGTGCagtgaaatgcttttaaataccACAGACACCTCCAGTGACTGGCAGCCGGTTTTATGGGCAGCTCTGAGGACAATTTCTAGCTGAGCTTTAGTGACCTGGACCCCAGCAGGGCCAGTTTCAGGACAGAAGCAAGCCATTGCTGCTCTCATTTGCCCCTCTTGCCACGGCCTCTCCTGGCAGAGGGTTTGCCTGTGCCTGCTGTGGAGGAGCTGGCAGAAGATGCCACTGCGATGTTGATCTGTCCCTCCTGAATCTCCTGCCGGGTCTCAGCTGGGAGGTGGTtgattttctgttgtgtctctAAGTAGAACATGacatccctcagctgctcctggaTCTCagagatctgcaggtccttctGCTCACAGGTTTCCTTCAAcactctctcctcctccttcagttTGTTCTGAAGCAGAGCTTGGTTGGCCCGCAAACACTTATTCAGCTCTTGCTCCTCCTTCAGCTCGCCGCTGAGTTTGGCCACTTTGTTATTCAGCTGTGAGCACCTTCCAAACAGAAGCACAAGTCAGGGAGGTGTTGGGCTGCACCTGCATCAACCACCACTCCAGCTCTTCTACCTCCAGTCCCTCAGGGCAACCGAGCCCCAGCCCCACCAACACCACCTGGGATTTGCTTCTCTGGCACAAGATGAGCGAGGGGAAGCCACACAGGACTCTGAAGTACCCCCAGGATTTTGTGCCCAGCTCAAGGCTTGCTAGCCCTGCACAGCATTACCCAACAGAGGGGTTTCACACACCAAAATCCCTCCCTCTGTCCCTCAAACTGCATAACCCAGGAGAACTCCTTCTCTTGCAAAGTCAGGCAGTGCCATCTGGCACCAAGTGCCACCAGGCAGGGTGTGAGTGGAGGCATGGGGCTCAAACCTTCTTTGGGGCCAAAAAGGGCACAGAGAGAACGTGGGGTCccaagggctgagggcagcctgAGACCCCCAGCACTGGTTCCTGCCACACTGTGAGCACAGGAGCTTCACTCAGGTGTTCCcaccagggcagcagcagcctcacgTTTCACAGCGCTTGCCCCGCTCCCAAAAACTCTGCTTTTTGCCCTGAAAGTTGGCTGCCATCACCCCTCCTGCCCAGTGGGGCTGCAGGAAGCACAGcttgctgggctgggctccCTGCTCCCACCAGGGCTGCAGTGCCAGGGGCCTGCTGGGCATCTGGGGGCTGGAACCCCCCACCCCACACAGGCCCCAGGCCTGACATCTTCTGTCTAAGGCACTTCCCAAGATGCCCATTTCCCTCGGTGCTGggggagctgcctctgctgagctgcctttcttctctctggcCATCCCTGCCAATTGCAGAGCAGCCTGGTGTCTGCTtctgagcaggcagagggaggatCCCTGAATGCTAACGACACAGACCCTGCCAGAAGAGCCAAGAGCCCCCAAAGCCGTGCCGAGCTCCACTCCACGGGCACTTCCCACTTGCAAACACCTACAGAAATGAGAAGCCTTTTGAAACCAAGCTGTGCTCGCAGCACAGGGGTTTAAATAGCTCCAAACTGCCCAGGAATAGcaagagctttttctttcctttctctttttggaTGTCAGAGCACAGAGTTTTAATGGCTGCACAAACTAAACCTGGCAGCAGTACCCACTTCCTTTCCACAGACTGCTTTTCTTTGAGCAAGTCATTCAGCCTCTGTTCCAGGCTGTCACACTTCTCAATGGTCTCTTTAAATTTGGTCTTCATGTTGTTaatctgtaaaaacaaacacacaggcATTTCAAACAGATCAAAGTCCTCTGCACTTCCATTAGGACCTTCAGTTTTCCCCAAGTGCTTTCTAGACTTTGACCAGCTCCCACACCCAGGTAAAGCAGAAGCTTCGAGGCAAGGAAAGGCTGGATTCTGACACAGACCCTCGGTgtcacctcccccagaaccccacCGAGGCCCCACGTTGCCGTGGAAGCTCCTGCCACAGGGCAGCAActcaggctgcagggctgtgccaggcagctTGTGTCaaacagaagctgcaggagagcCTTAACATGTTCCTGACTGCAGCTCAGCGCCTGTCTCTCCGTCCCCTCCGACCTGGTGTGGCTGCAAACCTCAGTTTCCACTCCATAGCTTTACAGTTCTGGGCTTTCACTCATTTTAAACCGAAGCTCAGATAAGCCTGATCAAAGTCTGGAAATGAACATGCTCCTTTGCTCAGCACTGACTCAGCAGCTCGCTGTCATAAGGCACTGACCTACTGACACCAATACCTTACTCatgcaaaacacaaacagaCACACAGGGACGTGGCTTCCTCTTCCCCTCCACAAtcccaggctgctcctgctgagcaCACTCAGCTCTCTGTGCACCTCCAACACCAGACCCACGAGGGGTTTACAGACAGAAATACCTGTTTCCCCTAGACTGGTGTCAGAAGCACACACTAACGTGTGGTGGAGGCAGGAATTCAAAGGACAAACGCTTTCCTGAAGGAGCAGTTTGGATGAAGGTTCAGTGTCAGCACACATGGTGCCTCCACTGATGCCAGAATGGATGCAGAGCAGCTTTTAAGCCTTCCAGCCTCAATCACAGAGTGTTTGTGCAGCTGATGGTTAATTTGGGGAGGGAGCCTGAGCGCTGGTAATGGCAAACACTGCATGGTGGCACCGAGCCAGAGCAGGctcccctgcagccagagccagGAATCAAATGGGAAAGATCCTTAAACGTGGAGCCACATCAGAGTCCTTCTGCTCAGAAGTTGGATCCTGGTTCCTGGCCACGTGCCAGGTGatgtttttgctcttttccttttgtagGGCCCTCCATAAGACTTCAGGGACTGTTCTTCAGCAGCCACCACTCCAATGGTCATCATTCCTACACTTATGATGCTCCCTAACCCCAGGTACTAAATGGTTAATTAGAAGTCACATAGAGAGTTCAGTTGAGGACTCAGCCCTAAATCCTGACTCACTTTAAACTTAGTTGAAAGGAGCTACATAGAGTGAGCAGCATTCAGATATCCCCAGTGGGCTTTTGCTGGTGACATTCTGAGGCAGCCCTGTCTACAGGATGCTTTAGAGGAGGAGGCTCTGAACTCCTCCCTAAGGGTGATGATGAGGAGAGACAGGGGATGAAAAAGAAAGGGCAGATCAATATGCATTTGGTGCAGAAAGGCAGCTCCCACTTGTGTGCAGCTGAGCAGATTAAAGTCCCGTTGTCTGTGTACAGTCACCTTCCCCTGAGAGGCGGCGGCGAGCAGCGATCCTGCAGCACCACCGGCCTCTTCccccactgctgcagcttccTGAGCAGCACATTTACATCAGCCCTTGATCTCAGCAGCAATCTGCCCACTTCTGCACCACTGAGCAGCAAATTGCTAGATGTGAGCAGTGAGATAAGGGATACGTCTTGGAGCCAATTTTCTCAGCTGGGAGTAAAAAAGGCTGCACAGGGCCGTGGCACCAACGAGAGCCTGAGCAGCTCCATCTCCCACCCAGCCTGCCAGGCTCCAGggccctgctccagcctcagcagctccatctcccacccagcagcctcccagccccagggcagagcagggcacagcagggcagagcagggctcacCTCCTCAGCAGTATCCTTTTCTATTCGGACAATCTTGTTTTCCCAGTAGATTCTCTGGGACTCCAGCTGGCTGGTGAGCAGGTAGGAGTACTGTGAACACAGGGGAAAGCCACACAGCAGTCAGCTTTATAAGGGTGCCTGTGCTGGTTCAGAAACTCCCAAAGGGCTCTGATAGACAAATCAATTTGATGAGATGAAACTGAACCTCCTGGCATTCCCAACacagctgcaggctgcagatCCAGCAGATGTTTGACCAGTTTGATGTCAAATCCAAAGGCTGAACTCCCCATTCACAGCCCAGAACCCAAGGCTGAAGGGTAAATGCCCTGACTGTGAGAACATCTCTAGGAAAGTACCCTCAGCTGTGTGTAACTATCACAACTATTGTTCTCCAACATGaacagcccattccagtgctatTGTGGCATGTGAACAAGGATATATGCCttaaatcccaccttttccctcctgGTTCTGCACATGAGTCATGAGAAGGTTGAAAAACATGATAATTTGTTATTGTCAGGCTAATAGGCACCAAATTAGGAACTCACCATCGAACTAAACACATGCAAGAAGCCTTAAACACCCTCAGTAGTATCTGAGGGCACACACTGCCAAATTCATTCTCTCTAGACGTATTTGTTATCTCATCAGCCAGAGACAGAAGGGTTTTACAGGCTTTAAGCACCAACCTCCCAGAGCAAAAATGGCTACAAAGAGCTGGTTTGGCATGTAAGGGATACTCAGAAAATTCACAGAAAAGCCACCTGAGCAATAAGTTTGGTCTCTGGGCTCTTCCTCCTCAGGCACCTTTGTGTCTAATGCAGCTGAAACCATGGTGCCGTCTGTCTGCTCAGTGGAGCAGTAAGTGAGCCTCTCTCCTTTACCCTTTTAGTTAGGACAGGAGAAGCTGTCCAATGGgtgcaagagaaagaaatcattatCTGCTCAAGAGGAGGGAGCAGAACAGGGCTGGTATCAGAGGAGTCTGCTGGCTCTCTCTGATAGCCAAAGTAAGCACCCAGCTATGGATTCCTACATACTTGCTCAGTTCACAAGCTGAACTGCTCAAATGGACAGTTCTATACAGATTCTGGCTCTTACATGAGCTGCCCTGAGCGTCTGTGCAGCATAACCAGCTCCTCTTCAGCCTACAGGGACACAGGAGGAAACTGCAGTCAGCTTACACTCAGCTGCATtggctctgcagagccaacaAGAGATTTGCTTggggtttgtttaaaaaaacctctaaaagGCTCTCAAAGCATCCTGCTTCTGCCTGGAGCTGAttgcagggagcagggctgctgccagagcTCAGCCAATCGTCCTGGAGGTACACCTGGGTTTGAAACACTTCCACACAGCAGCACAATGCAGAGCCCAACGAGCCAAAAGATTTACCTCTAACTGTAAGGCATCAATTTTCTCCTCCTGACACATGTCTCCCTCACACTCGTACTGAACGATCTTCCCATCGGTCTTACTGGCAACCAGCCGGTGGACGTAGTTATCTGAGGAGAGAAAATTCAACCACAGGAAGTTTGAGCTTAAGAACACTCAGATTGACACCAGTGGCAATCCCTGATGCAGCACAATTAACCACCCagactgctgcagcagcacaccagCAAGGCAGAAAGCCAACAACAGATGTAGTTGTTATTTAGCAGCCTTTGCATGGGCACCTTAAGGGATATTTCCTACAACAGCCCATTCCCATACCTCAGGGCAAATGGATGGAGAGGGAGTAACAAATGCATCCCACAGAGACAACAGGACTGCCCTGCTTCCTTAGAGCCACATCCCCCCTCCTCCATCTGCTACAGACCCACAAAACCCACTGTTAGGGAGGAGATGGATGTTCCCAAAAGACAAGGTTAGTAGAGACACAAACCCTCCATCTCCAAGCAAACTCCACCACAAGTACTGTCCCCCAGGGGATCCCAAAAGAAAGGTGACCCTAGGAGAGGTGGGACTCACCTCCAGCATAGTCCCAGACTCTGTGGTTGGTGAGCTGCATGGCATAGGTGTGCTGGGTCTCCTCAAAGTGCTTGTAAGCGTGGCGACTCACGTAGCGGCCGCAGCCGATGTGCCCACAGATCAAACAGATCCAGAGGTTCTGGCAACACAAGAAGCAGCTCCATGtgtccagccccagcagcacttCAGGGCAGTGTGATCTGACACCACCAGGCACCTCCTCTGAAAGCCATCCTTGCCTGCCTCACCCCCTCCTTCTCTGAGGGTTTGCTCAGCTGAAGAGGAGGAACCTGCATCCTGGGgcaaagcagaagctgcaggcGTTGGGAAGTTCCCCCCAGCACAATGGCCTTGGCTAACAAAGCACCTCAGCAGGACCACAAAAGCAAGCTCTGAAGAGCACAGACTAGGAGGGAGCATCAAGCTGAGTGTTGGTTCAGCTGCCTGCTGTCACGCTCATCACACACTGATCAGCTTCTGTGCCAATCTCCTGCCTAAGAACCGACCCCAACTGCCAGAACAGGAACCCTGGGAGGTAAGATCCCTTCCCAGCACTGATTCCTAGtcaggaggaaagcaaatacaGCACTGGCTGGTAAAATCAGCCCAAAAGCAGCCACAGAATTAACTCCCAAAGCAACTAGAGCAGCTGTGCAGTCAGATGGAGTCTGGATCTCACCATCCACCCACCTACTTACTTCTTGAACTCCACACTCAAAACACTTGTTCTCTTCCACTGGCTCAGGTGTTTGGCAGTATCTGCAGACAGGGCACCTAGAGGGCAATGAGCATCATGGTTACACACAAGGAGCTCCAGGTAATGCCTCCTGCAGTGAGACACTCCCTGTCCACTCACATCTCTCTTCACACTCACCCCACTCAAACCTGCCTCCATTCCATACAAGGCCACTGTTTTTAAGTCAGCCAGTGATAGAAGAACCAAGCACAGCTCTTCTGAAAGCATTTCCCAGCCTCTGTGTGACCTGGTTTTGCTGCAGCCCAAGCACAGAGCACCCAGGAacagcagtggggctgcagcagtgccaaGAAGCAAAGCAGCCATGGCTGAGCTCCAGAAGCACTTATCTGCCTCAGCCATGAGCACTGCAAGAAGCACTTGTACAGGTGTTCTGGAGAGCTCCAGactgctgccagctctgtgaCCTGGGGGGTTTCACACAGCAGCTacaggctgcagggggaggctgctgtgaggacacactgctggggacagctcagtggcacagggagctACTGGTGCTCTGCAAACACACCACAGTACTTAAAGCAACCCTGAGGAGATGCTTCAGTTTCACCCCAACCCAAGGGATTCAGTCTCAGCCCTTCCAGGTAGAACACCCCATAATTGCACCCCAAAAGAATCATCAGCACCCCACTGTCCTTTCTTTTGAAGGAAAGGGGTCCCATTGTCCTTTCTGCCAGACAGACGACCCGAGACCAGAAGGAACCAGACCCCAACCTctggcagctcagccaggcACTGGGGTAactgaggctgtgcagcctcctgccagggctgtttatgtatttttcatGAGCTGCTGGATAACCCAAAGAAAGATTTGAGGGAGGAGGCAGTTGGACTGGAGTCAGGTCTCTGTACAGACCCAGGCTGTGACAGCCTCTGTGGTGCCTCAGCAAAGGGGGCAGGGCTTTTCTCTTCTCATCCTcctagactgggagcataaGTTCTGCTGAAATTGTGTCTCAGGTATTGAAGTGCTATTTTGGATCTTGCTCCTACACTGGCTAAGCTCCACTGCTTCAAATTTAAACTGCTTTTGATTTATGGGGCAAAGCAGCCCATAAACTTGAACAGCTACAAATCTGATTAATCTCACTGAGGTCCTGCTACTTGGGCTCACAAATGATACACAGAAGGCTAAAACCTTCCTCAGGCTCCTCGAGAGAAGGAGGCAACCAGGGGcaccagaagaaaacagagcaatgagcagcagcctcctgtctGCCTGATGTGCAGGGAAACAGCCAGCAGTGGCCAGAGGATGCAGCCCgtgcccagccagcagcacctctgcagTCAGCTCAGAAACACTGACATCCCACCCACAGGCATGGGAAGGATGGCAAAAGCAAAGAACAGGACAGGACTAGCAGCAGTGAAAAGAAGAAGAGGTAGAtctgtccccagccctgcacagggccATGGAGGGTCTCCCTGAGCCACTGACACAGCCCCCCATGGCTCAGCCCATGCCCACCTTGACTAACACAACCCATCCATCATggtcccttccttccccacctcccttTTGTGTCTCCTCCCTGTCCCACTGCACATCTGCTCTTGCCCAgctcctcctctcccaggcaGCACGACTGTGGGGCTCCCAAAAGGATGTGCAGATCTGCCTACAGCACAGCCTTGCCTATGCTGAGGAAACAGAGGCTGGAGAGacacagggggctgggggaaacagggctgtgtgtgcatccAGTGCTTTTACCCCACTGCTTCTATCCTACAagctctcctcctgcctcagcaGCCAGGCCCAAGGGAAACATTGTTCAATGACTTTGAGTGGTGACATTTCTCTCTGGGAGTCCCttaacagggaaaaaagagCATCAGAGCTTGCAGCAGTTCCTGCCCCCACACTCTGGTGAGCACAAGTCTCATCAGCACACAACCAGCACCCTCAGAACAGCTTTGGATGTGGAAATAAGGAGCAGGCCCTTACGTGGTGTCCTCCCAGCGCTGCAGACACTGGCTGTGGAAGCTGTGGTTACACAGCGTGGTCAGGATCCCGTTCACAGACTCATCCATCCTCTCCAGGCACACTGTGCACTTGGGGAGCTCTGTCAGATCCATCACAGGCAGGCTGGCCCCCTGCAAAGGGACAAATGAACCACATAGAaccacagagtggtgggggtgggaagggccctgcagagctcccccagcccctgctccagcagcttcccctggctcagggggcacaggaacgcgtccaggtggggctggaaacctcctgaggagcctccacaccctccctgggcagcctgggccagggctccctcacctcagcaccaagagggtttctccttgtgtttaagtggaactgtttgtgttcagcctgtgcccatcacccctcgtccagtcactggccaccacagaagaaagactgaccccatcctcctgacacccaccctttagggattgatcagcattgGTGATTTcccccctcaggcttctcttctccaggctgaacagccccaggtctcagcctttcctcctcacacacatgtcccatcccctcagcatcttggtggctctgcactggcctctctccagcacctccctgtctctctggagctgggaagcccagaactggacacaggaccccAGATGAGGTTGTGATCCACAACAGCCCAGAGTCAAgatcctctgctgcagctgctacCAGTCCCTTTCTGTTTCCTGGACTCACCAGATCTACTCCCCACAGCAGCTTTAGGGCAGAGATGCTACAGAGGAGAGG
It includes:
- the BRAP gene encoding BRCA1-associated protein, whose product is MSVSLVVIRLELAEHSPLPAGFAYSAAGLEMAAESTGAAPAAVPACLQGKGPGERAAILHQHLGRREMTDVIIETIQPRAETKAAGEGRKSSEAASAEDKNKHEEQSKEREAAPDSPSKQLPDQISFFSGNPSVEIVHGIMHLYKTNKMTSLKEEVRRSAMLCILTVPATMTSHDLMKFVASFYEVIEHMKIIRDSTPNQYMVLIKFSSQADADSFYMACNGRQFNSIEEDVCQLVYVERAEVFKSEDGASLPVMDLTELPKCTVCLERMDESVNGILTTLCNHSFHSQCLQRWEDTTCPVCRYCQTPEPVEENKCFECGVQENLWICLICGHIGCGRYVSRHAYKHFEETQHTYAMQLTNHRVWDYAGDNYVHRLVASKTDGKIVQYECEGDMCQEEKIDALQLEYSYLLTSQLESQRIYWENKIVRIEKDTAEEINNMKTKFKETIEKCDSLEQRLNDLLKEKQSVERKCSQLNNKVAKLSGELKEEQELNKCLRANQALLQNKLKEEERVLKETCEQKDLQISEIQEQLRDVMFYLETQQKINHLPAETRQEIQEGQINIAVASSASSSTAGTGKPSARRGRGKRGK